The Argentina anserina chromosome 3, drPotAnse1.1, whole genome shotgun sequence genome includes a region encoding these proteins:
- the LOC126786496 gene encoding mitogen-activated protein kinase homolog NTF6-like, protein MENEKVELKQPPGYVQYNLLGNLFQVSSKYVPPISPVGRGAYGIVCCATNSETKEEVAIKKIGNAFDNRIDAKRTLREIKLLSHMDHDNIVKIKDIIRPPDKENFNDVYIVYELMDTDLNQIISSSQPLTDDHCQYFLYQLLRGLKYIHSAHVLHRDLKPSNLLLNANCDLKICDFGLARTTSETDFMTEYVVTRWYRAPELLLNCSEYTAAIDIWSVGCIFMEILIREPLFPGKDYVQQLSLITELLGSPEDSDLGFLRSENAKKYVKQLPHVPKQPFAQKYPNVSPLAIDLAEKMLVFDPSKRITVGEALNHPYLSSLHSINEEPICPSPFVFDFEQASLDEEDIKELVWRESLNFNPDNMQE, encoded by the exons ATGGAGAATGAGAAAGTTGAACTTAAACAGCCTCCTGGGTATGTTCAGTATAACCTTCTGGGTAATCTTTTTCAGGTTTCTTCCAAGTATGTCCCTCCCATCAGCCCTGTTGGCCGCGGCGCCTACGGTATCGTTTG TTGCGCAACAAACTCTGAGACAAAAGAAGAGGTTGCAATTAAGAAGATTGGGAATGCATTTGACAATAGGATTGATGCCAAGAGGACGCTTCGAGAGATAAAACTCCTTTCCCATATGGATCATGACAAT ATTGTCAAAATTAAGGACATCATAAGGCCACCAGATAAGGAGAATTTCAATGATGTTTACATTGTGTATGAATTGATGGATACTGACCTAAATCAGATAATAAGCTCCAGCCAGCCTTTGACAGATGATCACTGTCAG TACTTTCTGTATCAATTGCTGAGGGGATTGAAGTACATACACTCTGCACATGTTTTGCACCGTGATCTGAAACCAAGCAATCTGCTTCTCAATGCAAATTGTGACCTTAAGATTTGTGACTTTGGGCTTGCAAGAACTACATCAGAGACAGATTTCATGACAGAATATGTTGTCACTCGTTGGTATCGAGCCCCAGAATTACTACTCAACTGTTCCGAATACACTGCGGCAATTGATATTTGGTCAGTGGGATGCATTTTCATGGAGATTCTGATAAGGGAACCATTGTTTCCTGGTAAAGACTATGTACAGCAGCTGAGTCTCATAACTGAg CTACTAGGATCGCCAGAAGATTCAGATCTTGGCTTCCTAAGAAGTGAAAATGCTAAGAAATATGTTAAGCAGCTCCCACATGTCCCAAAGCAACCATTCGCGCAGAAGTACCCAAATGTCTCACCATTGGCAATTGATCTTGCGGAAAAAATGCTAGTGTTTGATCCAAGCAAACGTATCACTG TTGGGGAAGCATTGAATCATCCATATTTATCAAGTCTTCATTCGATCAACGAGGAGCCAATTTGCCCATCTCCTTTTGTCTTTGATTTTGAGCAGGCATCTTTGGATGAAGAAGACATAAAGGAGCTTGTATGGAGGGAGTCTCTGAATTTCAATCCAGATAATATGCAGGAATAG